In Deltaproteobacteria bacterium, the DNA window GTTTGGCCAGAATCGGGGCCAGCTCGAAGGTGCCGCCGATGCCCACGCCGACGATGACCGGCGGACACGGGTTGGGCCCGGCCTCGGCCACGCGGTTCACGACGAAGTTCTTGATGCCGTCCCAGCCCTGGGCCGGAGCGAGCATGGTCACGCGGGACATGTTCTCGCTGCCACCGCCCTTGGCCATGAAGGCGATCTTGAGACCGTCGCCCTCGACCAGATCAAAATGAATGATGGCCGGGGTGTTGTCCTTGGTGTTGGCGCGGGTGAAGGGATCGCAGGCGGACTTGCGCAAAAAACCCTCGTCGTAGCCCTTGCGCACGCCCTCGTTGATAGCTTCACGCAGTGTCATGCCGTCAACGCGCAGATCCTGGCCGACCTCGACAAAGAACACGGCCAGCCCCGTATCCTGACACAGGGGCAGGCCCGTGGCCTCGGCCAGTTCATAGTTTTCGGTCAGTTGCCGGAAAATCTCCCGGGCTGCCGGACTGTCCTCAGTGGCGGCGCAGGCCGCCAGACGGTCGCGCACGTCCTGGGGCAAAATCCGGTTGGACTCGACGCACATGCGGGCCACGCTGTCAATAACGGCTTGTGCCGTGATGGTGCGCATGGCTTATTTCCGGAAGAGCTGTTTGATGGCCGTGATGCCCATTTTGCGGCGCAAAAAGCCAAGCTGGTTCTGCAAGGGCAGGTGTTTGGGACAGACGTCCTCGCAGGCCAAAAGGCCCATGCAGCCGAAAATACCGTAATCGTTGCCGATGATCTCGAAATAGTCCCGGTCCGTGCGCTGGTCGCGCGGATCGACCACGAAACGGGCGATGCGGTTCAACGACGCCGCGCCCAGGAAATCGTCACGCATGCGGGCCGTGCCGCAGGCCGCGATACAGCAGCCGCATTCCACGCAACGTTCCAATTCATAGATCTGCTCGGCAACCTTGTTGTCCATGCGTTCCTCTTCCTGGGACGGATCGAATTCCTTTCGGGTGTGAATCCAGGATTCGGTTTTTTGGTACATGTCCCGGAACCACACGCCCGTGTCCACGGACAAATCGCCGACCAGCTTGAAAACCGGCAGCGGCAGCAGGGTGATTTCGTCCGG includes these proteins:
- a CDS encoding fumarate hydratase, translated to MRTITAQAVIDSVARMCVESNRILPQDVRDRLAACAATEDSPAAREIFRQLTENYELAEATGLPLCQDTGLAVFFVEVGQDLRVDGMTLREAINEGVRKGYDEGFLRKSACDPFTRANTKDNTPAIIHFDLVEGDGLKIAFMAKGGGSENMSRVTMLAPAQGWDGIKNFVVNRVAEAGPNPCPPVIVGVGIGGTFELAPILAK
- a CDS encoding fumarate reductase iron-sulfur subunit gives rise to the protein PDEITLLPLPVFKLVGDLSVDTGVWFRDMYQKTESWIHTRKEFDPSQEEERMDNKVAEQIYELERCVECGCCIAACGTARMRDDFLGAASLNRIARFVVDPRDQRTDRDYFEIIGNDYGIFGCMGLLACEDVCPKHLPLQNQLGFLRRKMGITAIKQLFRK